In Methanomicrobium antiquum, one DNA window encodes the following:
- a CDS encoding PAS domain-containing protein: MDTYSDNNKMQQEFQDIIHIKELLKKFPLGLNITEISNALHMHRNTCAKYLDMMRIKGDIDKKQSGTAKNYFLVQRMPLSSLLRFEEGPAIIINSKQEILMVTKPALDLFKCPLDVMYGEKIQNLPYHIFKDNEFIESAVEAVNGKNSNLKRETFILGKKYYFSIRFIPIITDSGKTGCAILIQDNTDFFEAKDKLFICKKQYEAITSDQTEFIVHTDVDLLITFVNEAFCRYLGRSFEGLCGLRFIPMFQADEREKIKNVLSSLSPQNPSGSIDIKTIQKDGSFGFEHWIFRGIFNDNKEISGYHAIGRNTTDLKKSEVQLRQYYDNLERLIQERTKELQEVNKRLLGVISEKEEIEKELLFTQFAFDNASDSIILFDDSGAVYKANKTAGELLGYSKEDFGEKSVYDINPSILPEEWRNMWAEAHPGKKERIISIHAKKDGKIFDVDVSRTFVRFHGNMYFCSIAREI; this comes from the coding sequence ATGGACACATATAGTGATAATAATAAAATGCAACAGGAATTTCAGGATATAATTCATATTAAAGAACTTTTGAAAAAATTCCCTCTAGGACTTAACATAACAGAAATATCTAATGCACTGCATATGCATAGAAATACATGCGCCAAATATCTGGATATGATGAGAATTAAGGGAGATATTGACAAAAAACAAAGCGGAACTGCAAAAAATTATTTTTTAGTGCAGAGGATGCCGTTATCCTCACTTCTTAGATTTGAAGAGGGCCCTGCCATAATTATAAATTCAAAACAGGAAATTTTAATGGTAACAAAACCTGCTCTTGATTTGTTCAAATGCCCGCTTGATGTTATGTACGGTGAGAAAATACAAAACCTGCCCTATCACATTTTTAAAGATAATGAATTTATTGAAAGTGCAGTAGAAGCAGTAAACGGCAAAAATTCCAATTTAAAAAGAGAAACTTTTATTTTAGGAAAAAAATACTATTTTTCAATCAGGTTTATTCCAATAATTACAGATTCAGGAAAAACAGGCTGTGCAATTCTGATTCAGGACAATACAGATTTTTTTGAGGCGAAAGATAAGCTATTCATTTGCAAAAAACAGTATGAGGCAATAACATCAGATCAGACAGAATTTATTGTACATACAGATGTTGATCTTCTAATTACTTTTGTAAACGAAGCTTTCTGCCGGTATCTTGGAAGAAGTTTTGAAGGACTCTGCGGCCTAAGATTTATACCGATGTTTCAGGCGGATGAGCGTGAAAAGATAAAAAATGTATTATCCTCACTTTCACCACAAAACCCTTCCGGGTCAATTGACATTAAAACAATACAAAAAGACGGAAGTTTTGGTTTTGAACACTGGATTTTCAGAGGAATTTTCAATGATAATAAAGAAATTTCCGGTTATCATGCAATCGGTAGAAACACAACAGATCTTAAAAAAAGCGAAGTTCAGTTAAGACAGTATTATGACAATCTTGAAAGGTTAATTCAGGAGAGGACAAAAGAGCTTCAGGAGGTAAACAAAAGACTCCTGGGAGTGATCTCCGAAAAAGAGGAGATTGAAAAAGAGCTCTTATTCACACAATTTGCGTTTGACAATGCTTCAGATTCAATCATTTTATTTGATGATTCAGGAGCTGTTTACAAAGCAAACAAAACTGCAGGAGAACTTCTGGGGTATTCTAAAGAAGATTTCGGAGAAAAATCTGTTTATGACATAAACCCTTCAATATTACCTGAAGAATGGAGAAATATGTGGGCTGAAGCACATCCGGGCAAAAAAGAGAGAATCATATCAATTCACGCCAAAAAGGATGGAAAAATATTCGATGTGGATGTGTCAAGAACATTTGTAAGATTTCATGGAAATATGTATTTCTGTTCAATTGCAAGAGAAATCTGA
- a CDS encoding DNA alkylation repair protein: protein MDVVIEKIRQELLEKADPAIRESSKRFFKEEPKCYGMKTADVTKIAKKYWKEISDRPKSEIFELCEELYESGYMEESFIVSNWTQSMSERFEKDDIFVFKLWIDSYITNWASCDGFCNHAIGDFIKKYPEYIEELKIWTKSENRWMRRAAAVSLIIPAKKGEFLKESIEIADLLFSDSDDMVQKGYGWLLKEQSRIHTKEIFEYVIKNKKNMPRTSLRYAIELMPKKLKAEAMKKDW from the coding sequence ATGGATGTAGTGATAGAAAAGATAAGGCAGGAGCTTTTAGAAAAGGCAGACCCTGCGATTCGTGAAAGCTCTAAGAGATTTTTTAAGGAGGAGCCGAAGTGCTACGGGATGAAGACTGCCGATGTCACAAAAATTGCAAAGAAATACTGGAAGGAGATTTCTGACAGGCCTAAGTCTGAAATTTTTGAGCTCTGCGAAGAGCTCTATGAATCCGGATACATGGAGGAGTCATTTATCGTTTCAAACTGGACACAGTCGATGTCAGAGCGTTTTGAAAAAGATGACATCTTCGTCTTTAAGCTCTGGATTGATTCATACATCACAAACTGGGCCTCATGTGACGGATTTTGCAATCATGCGATCGGCGATTTCATAAAGAAATATCCTGAATATATTGAAGAATTAAAAATCTGGACAAAGTCAGAGAACAGGTGGATGAGGCGTGCGGCGGCGGTGTCTTTAATTATTCCTGCAAAGAAGGGTGAATTTTTAAAAGAGTCAATAGAAATTGCCGATCTTTTGTTTTCGGATTCTGATGACATGGTACAGAAAGGCTACGGGTGGCTTTTAAAAGAGCAGAGCCGCATTCACACAAAAGAAATTTTTGAATATGTAATAAAGAATAAAAAAAATATGCCCAGAACATCGCTTCGATACGCAATCGAGCTTATGCCAAAGAAGTTAAAGGCAGAGGCGATGAAAAAGGACTGGTGA
- a CDS encoding nitroreductase family protein: MPVITVDEKLCTGCGTCSRICPGRIIIQPEDKEIPYVPKELENMCINCGHCEAFCPENALLAGSPQGVSNPVLKGTGEISTEDIELYLKKRRSIRSYKKNPVSREIILNILDIARYAPSGCNAQSVGWTVVYKREKVRRISELTIEWMKTLVNTPHPMSCFAPGLIDAWESGYDVICRGAPHLVVAHVPENNPLAQVDSIISLSHFEIAGQAFGVGSCWAGFVAGAAMFYEPISKELEIPKGRKFANALMFGYPNYTPHAIPKRKPLDVSWI; this comes from the coding sequence ATGCCGGTAATAACAGTTGATGAAAAACTCTGCACGGGTTGCGGCACCTGTAGCCGGATTTGCCCGGGAAGAATTATAATACAGCCTGAGGATAAAGAAATCCCGTATGTTCCAAAAGAGCTTGAGAACATGTGCATTAACTGCGGGCACTGTGAGGCTTTCTGCCCGGAAAATGCCCTTCTTGCAGGAAGTCCGCAGGGAGTGTCAAACCCTGTTTTAAAGGGAACAGGAGAAATTTCAACAGAAGATATTGAATTATATCTTAAAAAACGCCGCTCAATAAGAAGCTACAAAAAAAATCCGGTTTCTCGTGAAATAATCCTTAATATTTTAGATATTGCCCGCTACGCACCATCAGGATGCAATGCACAATCTGTCGGGTGGACTGTTGTGTATAAAAGAGAAAAGGTCAGAAGAATTTCAGAGCTTACCATTGAGTGGATGAAGACTCTTGTAAATACTCCTCATCCTATGAGCTGTTTTGCGCCCGGACTTATTGATGCATGGGAGAGCGGATACGATGTCATATGCCGCGGAGCGCCCCATCTTGTCGTTGCCCATGTTCCTGAAAATAATCCTCTTGCACAGGTTGATTCAATCATTTCACTATCTCATTTTGAGATTGCCGGACAGGCTTTTGGTGTCGGTTCCTGCTGGGCCGGGTTTGTTGCAGGCGCTGCAATGTTTTATGAGCCGATTTCAAAGGAGCTTGAAATCCCTAAAGGAAGGAAATTTGCAAATGCA